The following are encoded together in the Oreochromis niloticus isolate F11D_XX linkage group LG12, O_niloticus_UMD_NMBU, whole genome shotgun sequence genome:
- the kctd10 gene encoding BTB/POZ domain-containing adapter for CUL3-mediated RhoA degradation protein 3: protein MEEMSGESVVSSPVPAATTRTTSFKSSSPSSKYVKLNVGGALYYTTMQTLTKQDTMLKAMFSGRMEVLTDSEGWILIDRCGKHFGTILNYLRDGAVPLPDSRRETEELLAEAKYYLVQGLADECTAALQNKETYEPLCKVPLMTSSKEEQRLIATSNKPTVKLLYNRSNNKYSYTSNSDDNMLKNIELFDKLSLRFNGRVLFIKDVIGDEICCWSFYGQGRKIAEVCCTSIVYATEKKQTKVEFPEARIYEETLNILLYESHDGRGPDNALLEATGGPAWRSNHLDEDEERERIERVRRIHIKRPDDRTHHHQ from the exons GAAGAGATGTCAGGAGAGAGCGTGGTGAGCTCGCCAGTGCCGGCAGCTACAACCCGGACTACGTCCTTCAAAAGCTCCAGCCCCAGCTCAAAATATGTGAAGTTGAATGTGGGTGGAGCACTGTACTACACTACAATGCAGACACTAACTAAACAGGACACAATGCTCAAAGCAATGTTCAGTGGGAGAATGGAGGTCCTCACAGATAGTGaag GTTGGATCTTGATTGATCGGTGTGGGAAACATTTTGGAACAATCCTTAACTACCTTAGAGATGGCGCAGTCCCACTCCCAGACAGTCGACGGGAAACCGAGGAGCTCCTCGCTGAGGCCAAGTATTATCTTGTCCAAGGACTTGCCGATGAATGCACAGCTGCCTTGCAG AACAAGGAAACATATGAACCCCTTTGTAAAGTGCCTCTGATGACGTCATCCAAAGAGGAGCAGAGGCTGATTGCTACCTCAAATAAG CCAACAGTCAAACTGCTGTATAACAGAAGCAACAACAAGTATTCATACACCAG CAATTCTGATGACAACATGCTAAAAAATATTGAGCTTTTTGACAAATTGTCGTTGCGGTTCAATGGGCGAGTGCTCTTCATCAAAGACGTGATTGGGGATGAGATCTGTTGCTGGTCTTTTTATGGGCAGGGGCGTAAAATTGCTGAAGTGTGTTGCACTTCCATTGTTTATGCCACTGAAAAGAAGCAGACAAAG GTTGAATTCCCAGAGGCTCGAATCTATGAGGAGACCCTCAACATCCTTTTGTATGAGTCCCATGATGGCAGAGGTCCAGACAATGCTCTGTTAGAGGCCACAGGGGGTCCTGCATGGCGATCTAACCACCTGGATGAGGATGAGGAGCGAGAACGAATTGAGCGCGTCCGTAGGATTCATATCAAACGACCTGATGACCGTACACACCACCACCAGTGA